The following proteins are co-located in the Bathymodiolus thermophilus thioautotrophic gill symbiont genome:
- a CDS encoding Maf family protein encodes MSLILASSSPFRKKLLKKLSLDFDIVSPEIDESRRDNETPKQLVFRLAQEKAREVAKTHSGLIIASDQVATLADGAGVDDEILTKPQSHKNATRQLEQSSGNVVTFLTSLTLLNAHTNNMQTYIHTSKVFFKVLSAEKIEDYLQKEQPYNCAGGFKSETPLGVSLFERIEGDDVDAMVGLPLIQLAKMLEKEGVSILKK; translated from the coding sequence GTGTCATTAATTCTTGCCTCATCGTCGCCTTTTAGAAAAAAACTGCTTAAAAAATTAAGTTTGGATTTTGATATCGTGTCGCCTGAAATTGATGAATCTAGGCGGGACAATGAAACGCCTAAGCAATTGGTGTTTCGTTTGGCGCAGGAAAAAGCGCGTGAAGTGGCAAAGACACACAGTGGGCTTATTATCGCTTCAGATCAAGTGGCAACGCTTGCAGACGGTGCTGGTGTTGATGATGAGATTTTAACCAAGCCACAGTCACATAAAAATGCAACCCGACAACTTGAGCAAAGTTCGGGGAATGTTGTTACTTTTTTAACAAGTTTGACACTTTTAAATGCCCATACCAATAATATGCAAACATACATTCACACATCAAAGGTTTTTTTCAAGGTGTTAAGTGCTGAAAAAATTGAAGACTATCTGCAAAAAGAACAGCCTTATAATTGCGCAGGCGGCTTTAAGTCTGAAACACCTTTAGGTGTCAGCCTTTTTGAGCGTATAGAAGGAGATGATGTTGATGCAATGGTTGGTTTGCCACTTATTCAACTGGCTAAAATGTTAGAAAAAGAAGGCGTTAGCATCTTAAAAAAATAA
- the folA gene encoding type 3 dihydrofolate reductase, translated as MRLSIIVAMDDKQLIGKNNALPWHLPADLGYFKKTTTGKTVLMGRKTYESIGRPLPNRRNVIISRNANFQADGCEVVTSIGAALKLAKNDNEVMIMGGASFYEQILPSVDRLYITQIEGEFEGDAHFPAFDRNKFIETCRESHAADEKNPHAYHFTVLDRK; from the coding sequence ATGAGATTATCTATTATTGTAGCAATGGACGACAAGCAACTCATTGGCAAAAACAACGCCTTACCTTGGCACTTGCCAGCCGATTTAGGCTATTTTAAAAAAACCACCACTGGGAAAACAGTATTAATGGGACGCAAAACTTATGAATCAATTGGCAGACCATTGCCAAACCGTCGCAATGTAATCATAAGTCGCAATGCCAATTTTCAAGCCGATGGTTGCGAAGTTGTTACCAGTATTGGAGCCGCATTAAAACTCGCTAAGAATGACAACGAAGTTATGATAATGGGGGGCGCTTCATTCTACGAGCAAATACTGCCAAGCGTTGACAGGCTTTACATCACCCAAATTGAAGGTGAATTTGAAGGTGATGCTCATTTTCCAGCCTTTGATCGTAACAAATTTATTGAAACTTGCAGAGAATCACATGCAGCTGATGAAAAAAATCCCCACGCTTACCACTTTACCGTCTTAGACAGAAAATAG
- the secG gene encoding preprotein translocase subunit SecG, translating to MSFQVILIVHVLLALGLIALILMQHGKGADAGAAFGAGASGSVFGARGANSFIYKLTTSVAVGFFLTSLTLAYLATSDASSAPTESQSVMDQVLVDQVPIKLEPSVDVPMVDSKVADKPVIDNPKKGEPAIDSKAGKLLVIGDPKKDELVIDLKADDISK from the coding sequence TATTTTAATTGTTCATGTGTTGCTAGCTCTGGGTTTAATTGCGCTTATTTTAATGCAACATGGTAAGGGCGCTGATGCAGGCGCTGCCTTTGGCGCAGGTGCATCAGGTTCGGTATTTGGTGCACGCGGTGCCAATTCATTTATTTATAAATTAACTACCAGCGTTGCTGTTGGTTTCTTTTTAACCAGTTTAACTTTGGCATATTTAGCCACAAGCGATGCTTCCAGTGCACCAACAGAGTCTCAAAGTGTGATGGATCAGGTGCTTGTAGATCAAGTACCCATAAAGTTAGAGCCATCAGTTGATGTACCAATGGTTGATTCTAAGGTGGCAGACAAGCCAGTGATTGACAACCCTAAAAAGGGCGAACCAGCAATTGATTCTAAAGCAGGCAAGTTGTTGGTGATTGGCGACCCTAAAAAGGATGAGTTAGTGATTGACCTTAAAGCAGACGATATTTCTAAATAA